The following coding sequences lie in one Drosophila subpulchrella strain 33 F10 #4 breed RU33 unplaced genomic scaffold, RU_Dsub_v1.1 Primary Assembly Seq51, whole genome shotgun sequence genomic window:
- the LOC119562481 gene encoding uncharacterized protein LOC119562481 isoform X2: MTVFIIFFVILSLFNPMVKMCHYTYNEKGNSGGGGEGRNNNYNSSNYIKKRTPGRRYNKNSYINNYNPNQSF; the protein is encoded by the exons atgacggtttttataatattttttgtgatactTTCCCTCTTTAATCCGATGGTGAAAATG TGCCACTACACCTACAATGAGAAGGGGAattctggaggaggaggagaaggaagaaacaacaactacaacagcagcaactacattaaaaaaagaactcCTGGAAGAAgatacaacaaaaacagctacatcaacaactacaaccccaaccaatctttttga
- the LOC119562481 gene encoding GATA zinc finger domain-containing protein 14-like isoform X3, which yields MKYNYIYLNYNKCHYTYNEKGNSGGGGEGRNNNYNSSNYIKKRTPGRRYNKNSYINNYNPNQSF from the exons ATGAAA TACAACTACATCTACCTCAACTACAACAAGTGCCACTACACCTACAATGAGAAGGGGAattctggaggaggaggagaaggaagaaacaacaactacaacagcagcaactacattaaaaaaagaactcCTGGAAGAAgatacaacaaaaacagctacatcaacaactacaaccccaaccaatctttttga
- the LOC119562481 gene encoding GATA zinc finger domain-containing protein 14-like isoform X1: protein MTVFIIFFVILSLFNPMVKMYNYIYLNYNKCHYTYNEKGNSGGGGEGRNNNYNSSNYIKKRTPGRRYNKNSYINNYNPNQSF, encoded by the exons atgacggtttttataatattttttgtgatactTTCCCTCTTTAATCCGATGGTGAAAATG TACAACTACATCTACCTCAACTACAACAAGTGCCACTACACCTACAATGAGAAGGGGAattctggaggaggaggagaaggaagaaacaacaactacaacagcagcaactacattaaaaaaagaactcCTGGAAGAAgatacaacaaaaacagctacatcaacaactacaaccccaaccaatctttttga
- the LOC119562481 gene encoding uncharacterized protein LOC119562481 isoform X4, with product MKCHYTYNEKGNSGGGGEGRNNNYNSSNYIKKRTPGRRYNKNSYINNYNPNQSF from the exons ATGAAA TGCCACTACACCTACAATGAGAAGGGGAattctggaggaggaggagaaggaagaaacaacaactacaacagcagcaactacattaaaaaaagaactcCTGGAAGAAgatacaacaaaaacagctacatcaacaactacaaccccaaccaatctttttga